The following are encoded in a window of Acidobacteriota bacterium genomic DNA:
- a CDS encoding VWA domain-containing protein has protein sequence MRRLVTPAAVLTAGLACSVVLLARQGQDDVQTFRTGVDLIRLDVSVLDKARRPVRGLAAGDFTVLENGRPQRIVAVTEVNADEQAAQTSAWIRHTVRDVTGNDLADQLDGGRALAIVLDEANIPIDSAMQVATRDVARHIVDVLGPTDLAAIVFPLNPGKTQDFTNDRQKLYDAIDRFKAEQRQYEWLDPDTVGPRQGDMRRYSSLLNVDPCLRERPAVPALRAVTSRLATVPNQRKAVFFVSVGVPLPFSSGRSRCQSLLYDELRATYREAQRANVNINTIDPGAGRAFADLLQESRVVNGRMTQAADTFSAHMQVELRHDFLETAASQTGGRAVASSETVREEIDQIFAENASYYLVGYETSNAEPDGKFRRVEVKVNARDDVSVRASGGYWAPDKQRPVANERREAPSSNPLNVAGLPNPQGLVLRVAVHPVARVAAAARRNDIEVAAVVSVRVPAPRQPLPETLTLVRTIADSQGRTTQPVQEVRTLTLEPLAGDTVRYEVWSRFALPPGHYEVRFNAASKVADSSGSVYVPLDVPDLSRNGIIMSSVVLGTDAAEPRADPFGSVIPIVPTAQREFAATDRVRTFLRVFQGGTTPLGPVTIDTRLVGADDRAGVRTTETIPADRFDAGRSATFAGDVPLNGLPAGMYLMSVTATLEGGRSTRRDVVFRVR, from the coding sequence ATGCGGCGGTTGGTGACACCGGCGGCGGTTCTGACAGCGGGCCTGGCGTGCAGCGTCGTCCTGCTCGCGCGGCAGGGCCAGGACGACGTGCAGACGTTCCGGACGGGCGTCGATCTGATCCGGCTCGACGTGTCGGTGCTCGACAAGGCGCGCCGGCCGGTGCGCGGCCTCGCCGCCGGCGACTTCACGGTGCTCGAGAACGGCCGTCCCCAGCGCATCGTGGCCGTGACGGAGGTGAACGCCGACGAGCAGGCGGCGCAGACGAGCGCCTGGATCCGCCACACCGTGCGCGACGTCACCGGCAACGACCTCGCCGATCAGCTCGACGGCGGGCGCGCGCTCGCCATCGTGCTCGATGAGGCGAACATCCCGATCGACAGCGCGATGCAGGTCGCCACGCGCGACGTCGCGCGGCACATCGTCGACGTGCTCGGGCCGACCGATCTCGCCGCGATCGTCTTTCCGCTGAATCCCGGCAAGACGCAGGACTTCACGAACGACCGCCAGAAGCTCTACGACGCCATCGACAGGTTCAAGGCGGAGCAGCGGCAGTACGAATGGCTCGACCCAGACACCGTCGGCCCCAGGCAGGGGGACATGCGCCGGTACAGCTCGCTGCTGAACGTGGACCCCTGCCTGCGCGAGCGTCCGGCGGTGCCGGCGCTGCGCGCCGTCACGTCGCGCCTCGCCACGGTGCCGAACCAGCGCAAGGCGGTCTTCTTCGTGAGCGTGGGCGTGCCGCTCCCGTTCTCGTCCGGCCGCTCACGGTGTCAGAGCCTGCTCTACGACGAGCTGCGGGCGACCTACCGCGAGGCGCAACGGGCGAACGTCAACATCAACACGATCGATCCGGGCGCCGGCCGTGCGTTCGCGGACCTGCTCCAGGAATCGCGCGTCGTGAACGGGCGCATGACGCAGGCGGCCGACACCTTCAGCGCGCACATGCAGGTCGAGCTGCGGCACGACTTCCTCGAGACCGCCGCGTCCCAGACGGGCGGACGAGCCGTGGCGAGCTCCGAGACGGTCCGGGAGGAGATCGACCAGATCTTCGCCGAGAACGCGTCGTACTACCTCGTCGGCTACGAGACCTCGAACGCCGAGCCCGACGGCAAGTTCCGGCGTGTCGAGGTCAAGGTCAACGCGCGCGACGACGTCAGCGTGCGGGCGAGCGGCGGCTACTGGGCGCCGGACAAGCAGCGTCCGGTGGCGAACGAGCGCCGCGAGGCGCCCTCGTCGAACCCCTTGAACGTCGCCGGGCTCCCCAACCCGCAGGGGCTCGTGCTGCGCGTCGCGGTCCATCCGGTTGCCCGGGTGGCGGCCGCCGCGCGGCGCAACGACATCGAGGTCGCGGCGGTCGTGAGCGTGCGAGTGCCGGCGCCGCGCCAGCCGTTGCCCGAGACGCTGACGCTCGTTCGGACCATCGCCGACAGCCAGGGACGCACGACCCAGCCGGTCCAGGAAGTCCGCACGCTCACGCTGGAGCCGCTGGCCGGCGATACGGTGCGCTACGAAGTCTGGTCGCGCTTCGCGCTGCCTCCCGGACACTACGAGGTCAGGTTCAACGCGGCGAGCAAGGTCGCCGACAGCAGCGGATCGGTCTACGTTCCGCTCGACGTTCCCGATCTGTCGCGCAACGGCATCATCATGTCGAGCGTCGTCCTTGGCACCGATGCCGCGGAGCCGCGCGCGGACCCGTTCGGCAGCGTCATCCCGATCGTGCCGACCGCCCAGCGCGAGTTCGCCGCGACCGATCGCGTCCGGACGTTCCTCCGCGTGTTCCAGGGAGGCACGACGCCGCTCGGCCCCGTGACGATCGACACGCGCCTCGTCGGCGCCGACGATCGGGCCGGCGTCAGGACGACCGAGACGATCCCCGCCGACCGATTCGACGCGGGCCGTTCGGCGACGTTCGCCGGCGACGTGCCGCTGAACGGGCTTCCGGCCGGCATGTACCTGATGAGCGTGACGGCCACGCTCGAAGGCGGCCGCAGCACGCGGCGCGACGTCGTCTTCCGCGTGCGATGA
- a CDS encoding serine hydrolase → MRSDLLRQGAAGAAASVGIALAVGFLPVPLRPVDVTTSAPVRAARVPVPVEQLTFDDAVARAAALPRLRSLLVAVDGRLLVERYFHGVSAARSANIKSASKSVLAMLVGIAIDRGEIGSIADPVGRYLPEYVRGAPEKAAITIEDLLTMRSGLESTSSRNYGRWVQSANWVRFVLERPMIDEPGGRMIYSTGSSHVLSAILTKATRSSTFEFARRTLAGPLGIDLPPWQRDPQGIYLGGNEMAMKPRDMLRIGELVLGRGRYRGRQVVPEAWLETSMVPRTTSAWSGREYGYGWWLRSSAGVPTSFAWGYGGQFIFVLPAIRTVVVATSVTEPGTERHDHLQAIYDMLDTAIVPTVETAFPQT, encoded by the coding sequence ATGAGATCCGATCTGCTGCGACAGGGCGCGGCCGGCGCCGCCGCCAGCGTCGGCATTGCGCTGGCCGTCGGGTTCCTTCCCGTGCCGCTCCGGCCGGTCGACGTCACGACATCGGCGCCCGTGCGGGCGGCGCGCGTGCCCGTCCCGGTCGAGCAGTTGACGTTCGACGACGCGGTCGCGCGTGCGGCGGCGCTGCCGCGGCTGCGCAGCTTGCTCGTCGCCGTGGATGGCCGCCTCCTCGTCGAGCGCTATTTCCACGGCGTGAGCGCCGCGCGCTCCGCGAACATCAAGTCGGCGTCCAAGAGCGTGCTCGCCATGCTCGTCGGCATCGCCATCGATCGCGGAGAGATCGGCAGCATCGCCGATCCGGTCGGGCGGTATCTGCCGGAGTACGTCCGGGGCGCGCCCGAGAAGGCGGCCATCACGATCGAGGACCTGCTCACGATGCGGTCGGGGTTGGAGTCCACGAGCAGCCGCAACTACGGCCGCTGGGTCCAGAGCGCGAACTGGGTGAGGTTCGTCCTCGAGCGTCCGATGATCGACGAGCCCGGCGGCCGGATGATCTACAGCACCGGCAGCTCGCACGTGCTGTCGGCGATCCTGACGAAAGCCACGCGCAGCTCGACGTTCGAGTTCGCGCGCCGCACGCTGGCCGGTCCGCTCGGCATCGACCTGCCGCCGTGGCAGCGCGATCCCCAGGGCATCTATCTCGGCGGCAACGAGATGGCGATGAAGCCGCGCGACATGCTTCGCATCGGCGAGCTCGTCCTCGGCCGCGGGCGGTATCGCGGCCGCCAGGTCGTGCCCGAGGCGTGGCTCGAGACGTCGATGGTCCCGCGGACGACGTCGGCGTGGAGCGGCCGGGAGTACGGGTACGGGTGGTGGCTGCGGTCGTCGGCCGGCGTGCCGACGTCGTTCGCCTGGGGCTACGGCGGCCAGTTCATCTTCGTCCTGCCTGCCATCCGCACGGTCGTCGTCGCGACGTCGGTCACCGAGCCCGGGACCGAACGTCACGATCATCTGCAGGCGATCTACGACATGCTCGACACAGCGATCGTTCCCACCGTCGAGACGGCGTTTCCGCAGACCTGA
- a CDS encoding aldo/keto reductase — translation MTRYPLGTSGLEITRIGLGSWAIGGWMWGGQDDQQSVEAIHAAIDHGINWIDTAPIYGSGHSERVVGRAIQQLPASKRPLVFTKYGEGDDSSIRRRSASRSDVLAECDASLKRLGVDCIDLFQIHWPAPQDIAETAGACETLLTAGKIRAIGVCNYSVAQLDEWLATGVPLHSLQAPYNLLRPAVGSAQLPWCAKHNVGAIVYSPLFRGLLFGTWPRDKQFPPGDARGEHKDYQGARFQRNLDAVDELRALAAENGMSCAQLCVGVLFRTPGLTGCIVGARNASQGASIAELAVDVPDGVAAAVDDITARLRRDVDAIPA, via the coding sequence ATGACACGATATCCCCTGGGCACGTCGGGACTGGAGATCACGCGGATCGGCCTCGGCAGTTGGGCGATCGGCGGATGGATGTGGGGCGGGCAGGACGACCAGCAGAGCGTCGAGGCCATCCATGCGGCTATCGATCACGGCATCAACTGGATCGACACGGCGCCCATCTACGGCTCGGGCCACTCCGAACGGGTGGTCGGTCGCGCCATCCAGCAGCTTCCGGCCTCGAAGCGGCCCCTCGTGTTCACGAAGTACGGCGAGGGGGACGACAGCTCGATCCGGCGGCGATCGGCCTCTCGGAGCGACGTGCTGGCCGAGTGCGACGCGAGCCTGAAGCGGCTCGGCGTCGACTGCATCGATCTCTTCCAGATCCACTGGCCGGCGCCGCAGGACATCGCCGAAACGGCCGGAGCCTGCGAGACGCTGCTCACCGCTGGCAAGATCCGGGCGATCGGCGTCTGCAACTACTCCGTCGCCCAGCTCGACGAGTGGCTCGCCACGGGCGTGCCGCTGCACTCGCTCCAGGCGCCCTACAACCTGCTCCGTCCCGCCGTGGGCTCCGCCCAACTGCCCTGGTGCGCGAAGCACAACGTCGGCGCCATCGTGTACTCGCCGCTCTTCCGCGGCCTGCTCTTCGGCACATGGCCCCGCGACAAGCAGTTCCCGCCCGGTGACGCGCGCGGCGAACACAAGGACTACCAGGGCGCGCGGTTCCAGCGGAACCTCGACGCGGTGGACGAGCTCCGGGCGCTCGCGGCCGAGAACGGCATGAGCTGCGCGCAGTTGTGCGTCGGCGTGCTCTTCCGCACGCCCGGCTTGACCGGCTGCATCGTCGGGGCACGCAACGCCAGCCAGGGCGCGTCGATTGCCGAGCTCGCGGTCGACGTGCCCGATGGCGTGGCAGCGGCCGTCGACGACATCACCGCGCGCTTGCGGCGCGATGTCGACGCGATTCCGGCGTAG
- a CDS encoding esterase family protein, translating to MSHTLRRRRVLTFVGVVVSAGLTLGAARLAGQDRRPGDYPLGPDSLPRAGVPKGRLEGPFLFRSRILANTVRKYWVYVPAAYDSSKPANVLVFQDGQRAVNPDGVLRVPQVLENLVHARAIPVTIGIFITPGQRGDEYPDALGTGNPNNRAQEYDALNDSYARFIVEEMLPEVGRTYRLTGDPAGRAIGGASSGAICAFTVAWHRPDQFRNVISLIGSYTSIGYRPARDGQPMVPGGDLYPTLIRKHPIEPLKIFFQDGSNDLSNEHGNWFLANQQMVSAIEYANAAADARKVSGPRYQMKYVWGDGNHSDNHGGAILPDILRWIWDDQPK from the coding sequence ATGAGCCACACCCTGCGGCGGCGGCGCGTCCTCACGTTCGTCGGCGTTGTCGTCTCGGCCGGGCTGACGCTCGGCGCCGCCAGGCTGGCGGGTCAGGACAGGCGCCCGGGCGACTACCCCCTCGGTCCAGACTCGCTGCCCCGCGCCGGCGTCCCGAAGGGCCGGCTCGAAGGGCCGTTCCTCTTCCGCAGCCGGATCCTCGCGAACACGGTCCGCAAGTACTGGGTGTACGTGCCGGCCGCGTACGACAGCTCGAAGCCGGCCAACGTCCTCGTCTTCCAGGACGGCCAGCGCGCGGTCAACCCGGACGGCGTCCTGCGCGTGCCGCAGGTGCTCGAGAACCTCGTGCACGCCCGCGCCATTCCCGTCACGATCGGCATCTTCATCACGCCCGGGCAGCGCGGCGACGAGTACCCGGACGCGCTCGGCACCGGCAACCCGAACAACCGCGCGCAGGAATACGACGCGCTGAACGACAGCTACGCGCGCTTCATCGTCGAAGAGATGCTGCCGGAGGTCGGCCGGACGTACCGGCTCACCGGCGATCCGGCAGGCCGCGCGATCGGCGGCGCCAGCAGCGGCGCGATCTGCGCGTTCACGGTCGCCTGGCACCGGCCCGACCAGTTCCGCAACGTGATCAGCCTCATCGGCAGCTACACGTCGATCGGCTACCGCCCGGCGCGCGACGGGCAACCGATGGTGCCGGGCGGCGATCTCTACCCGACGCTGATCCGGAAGCACCCGATCGAGCCGCTGAAGATCTTCTTCCAGGACGGCTCGAACGACCTGAGCAACGAGCACGGCAACTGGTTCCTCGCCAACCAGCAGATGGTCTCGGCGATCGAGTACGCGAACGCTGCCGCCGACGCCCGAAAGGTCTCTGGCCCGCGCTACCAGATGAAGTACGTGTGGGGCGACGGCAACCACTCCGACAACCACGGCGGTGCCATCCTTCCCGACATCCTGCGGTGGATATGGGACGACCAACCGAAGTGA
- a CDS encoding aldo/keto reductase gives MELRDFGKTGLRVPVVGLGSWRTLDVGREGEAQAMRVVSAAHAAGVRVYDSSPMYGRSETILGRALEPLRRDAIVATKVWSSSSRQAQQQIDFSLACFGGRVEIFQIHNLLAWRERLESLKRLKAEGRVKVIGATHYSPGAFGELEQVMKTGEIGAVQIPLNPRERDVERRILPLAADLGLGVIVMRPFGEGALLQRLPPETALQPLRRFGVETWAQVLLKWILSDTRTHVTIPATSRPERTLENAAAGQPPWFGTEERRYVEKLFG, from the coding sequence ATGGAACTCCGCGACTTCGGCAAGACGGGACTCCGCGTACCGGTCGTCGGCCTCGGCTCGTGGCGCACGCTCGACGTGGGGCGCGAGGGTGAAGCCCAGGCGATGCGCGTGGTCTCGGCCGCGCACGCGGCGGGCGTGCGCGTGTACGACTCCTCGCCGATGTACGGCCGGTCGGAAACGATCCTCGGCCGGGCGCTCGAGCCGTTGCGCCGCGACGCGATCGTCGCGACCAAGGTCTGGTCGTCCTCCTCGAGGCAGGCGCAGCAGCAGATCGACTTCTCGCTCGCGTGTTTCGGCGGCCGTGTCGAGATCTTCCAGATTCACAACCTGTTGGCGTGGCGCGAACGTCTCGAGAGCCTGAAGCGGCTGAAGGCCGAAGGGCGCGTCAAGGTGATCGGCGCGACGCACTACAGCCCGGGCGCCTTCGGCGAGCTCGAACAGGTGATGAAGACCGGCGAGATCGGCGCCGTGCAGATCCCGCTGAACCCGCGGGAGCGCGACGTCGAGCGGCGCATCCTGCCGCTCGCCGCCGACCTCGGCCTCGGCGTGATCGTGATGCGCCCCTTCGGCGAAGGGGCGCTCCTCCAGCGTCTGCCGCCGGAGACCGCGCTCCAGCCGCTGCGGCGGTTCGGCGTCGAGACGTGGGCGCAGGTGCTGCTGAAGTGGATCCTGAGCGATACGCGCACGCACGTCACGATCCCCGCGACGTCCCGTCCGGAGCGGACGCTCGAGAACGCCGCCGCCGGGCAGCCGCCCTGGTTCGGCACCGAGGAACGGCGCTACGTCGAGAAGCTGTTCGGCTGA
- a CDS encoding SDR family oxidoreductase codes for MAPRRRSSVSAGRKVAIVTGAGSGIGRAVAIGMLQEGYAVVLAGRRLDALEGTAQAAGASGVHARPVSTDVTNPASVRALFEATEQAFGRLDVLFNNAGIAAPAVPLEDLTADQWRAVVDVNLTGPFLCTQQAFALMKRQTPRGGRIINNGSISAMAPRPNSAPYTATKHAITGLTKSTSLDGRTHDIACGQIDIGNAATDMTVRMSAGIVQANGAVAVEPVMDVQHVVRAVLYMASLPLEANVQFMTVMATKMPLVGRG; via the coding sequence ATGGCGCCTCGGAGGCGGTCGAGCGTGAGCGCAGGGCGAAAAGTGGCGATCGTGACGGGCGCGGGCAGCGGCATCGGGCGCGCGGTCGCGATCGGGATGCTGCAGGAGGGCTACGCGGTCGTGCTGGCCGGCCGGCGGCTCGACGCGCTCGAGGGAACAGCGCAGGCGGCCGGCGCCAGCGGCGTACATGCCCGGCCGGTCTCGACCGACGTGACGAATCCGGCGAGCGTGCGTGCGCTCTTCGAGGCCACCGAGCAGGCGTTCGGCCGGCTCGACGTGCTCTTCAACAACGCCGGCATTGCCGCGCCGGCCGTGCCGCTCGAGGACCTCACGGCCGATCAGTGGCGGGCCGTCGTCGACGTGAACCTGACCGGCCCGTTTCTCTGCACGCAGCAGGCGTTCGCGCTGATGAAGCGCCAGACGCCGCGCGGCGGCCGGATCATCAACAACGGATCGATCTCGGCGATGGCGCCGAGGCCCAACTCCGCGCCCTACACCGCCACGAAGCACGCCATCACGGGCCTGACGAAGTCCACGTCGCTCGACGGCCGCACGCACGACATCGCCTGCGGCCAGATCGACATCGGCAACGCCGCCACGGACATGACCGTCCGGATGTCGGCCGGCATCGTCCAGGCGAACGGCGCGGTCGCCGTCGAGCCGGTCATGGACGTGCAGCACGTGGTGCGCGCGGTCCTCTACATGGCGTCGCTGCCGCTCGAGGCGAACGTGCAGTTCATGACCGTCATGGCCACGAAGATGCCGCTCGTCGGCCGGGGTTGA
- a CDS encoding NAD(P)-dependent oxidoreductase: MTRPTVALLGLGIMGSRMARRLLDAGVPLVVYNRSPDRAAPLVALGASREDTARQAAAGAQVVLSMVSDDAASRAVWLGPDGALAGARPGSTLVESSTVTVSWVRELARAAAAVSLEVLDAPVTGSRHQAGAGELNFFVGGSAAALERVRPVLGLMARSITHLGPTGSGALMKLINNFLCGVQVAALAEALAMIERSPLDRDQAVDLLVSGAPGSPIVKTVASRILAGDFTPNFMLKLLAKDLRYAIAEAHVLSVDVSTAVNALTLFDRSIGRGDGEKDMAALVEQFRRK; the protein is encoded by the coding sequence ATGACACGACCGACCGTCGCGCTGCTGGGACTGGGCATCATGGGATCCAGGATGGCTCGGCGCCTCCTGGACGCCGGCGTGCCGCTGGTCGTCTACAACCGGTCGCCGGACCGCGCGGCACCGCTCGTCGCGCTGGGCGCGTCGCGCGAAGACACGGCGCGGCAGGCGGCGGCCGGCGCCCAGGTCGTGCTCAGCATGGTGAGCGACGACGCGGCGTCGCGCGCGGTGTGGCTGGGGCCGGACGGCGCGCTGGCCGGTGCGCGGCCCGGCAGCACGCTCGTCGAGTCGAGCACGGTCACGGTCTCGTGGGTCCGCGAGCTGGCCCGCGCCGCGGCGGCCGTCTCGCTCGAGGTCCTCGACGCGCCGGTCACCGGCAGCCGGCACCAGGCGGGCGCCGGCGAGCTGAACTTCTTCGTGGGCGGCTCGGCCGCGGCGCTCGAGCGCGTGCGCCCGGTGCTCGGCCTCATGGCGCGATCCATCACGCATCTCGGCCCCACCGGCAGCGGCGCCCTGATGAAGCTGATCAACAACTTCCTGTGCGGCGTCCAGGTGGCGGCGCTCGCCGAGGCGCTGGCGATGATCGAACGCAGCCCGCTCGACCGCGATCAGGCCGTGGACCTGCTCGTCAGCGGCGCGCCCGGCAGCCCGATCGTCAAGACCGTCGCCAGCCGCATCCTGGCCGGCGACTTCACGCCCAACTTCATGCTCAAGCTCCTCGCCAAGGATCTGCGCTACGCGATCGCCGAAGCGCACGTCCTCTCGGTGGACGTGAGCACGGCCGTCAACGCGCTCACGCTCTTCGACCGGTCGATCGGCCGCGGCGACGGCGAGAAGGACATGGCGGCCCTCGTCGAGCAGTTCCGCAGAAAGTAG
- a CDS encoding DUF393 domain-containing protein, protein MADHGIVLFDGTCAFCERAVLFIARRDPRRYFRFGASQAPGAAALLAEHGLTRDTARSIILIEQGRAYLRSTATLRIAARLTWPWSLARTLLLVPTPLRDAAYRIVAGIRHRIAGRSNTCEIPPPEIRSRML, encoded by the coding sequence GTGGCCGATCACGGCATCGTTTTGTTCGACGGTACGTGCGCGTTCTGCGAACGGGCCGTCCTCTTCATCGCGCGACGTGATCCGCGCCGGTACTTCAGGTTCGGTGCGTCGCAGGCGCCGGGCGCCGCGGCGCTGCTCGCCGAACACGGGCTGACCCGCGACACGGCCCGCAGCATCATCCTCATCGAACAGGGACGCGCCTACCTGCGTTCGACCGCGACGCTGCGCATCGCGGCGCGGCTGACGTGGCCCTGGTCGCTCGCCCGGACCCTGCTGCTCGTGCCGACGCCACTCCGCGACGCCGCCTACCGGATCGTCGCCGGGATCCGGCATCGAATCGCGGGCCGCTCCAATACCTGCGAGATCCCCCCGCCCGAGATCCGGAGCAGGATGCTGTGA
- a CDS encoding YncE family protein: MTSSLRGLVLVSTVVCASPAAAQIVVSANDNTLVLVDGVQTTVRNPAPDTVTVLELSGGRLKTIGEVQAPVSVVGPPSSAAITPDRSMAIVTSATKVDPANPSATVPDDTVSVIDIKASPVKVIATLKAGAGASGVAINPAGTLALVANRIAGTVSVFRIDGARVTPAGTVDLGAPASGPSGIAFTPDGRTALVTRNNDSLISILAVNGVEVSYTKRDVGAGFRPYQIAVTKAGDVAVVGNTGAGQAGGGVDVVNAIDLAAAGGPRTVAHAVAGPTVESVALSPDGKYVAAMVMNGSSAPKASPAFNDFGLLKVFALAKGSLTPAAEARIGHWCQGIVWSADAKTVVVGCMVEKELQVFAFDGSRLTPAQQVKVSGGSAALAATY; the protein is encoded by the coding sequence GTGACGTCGTCGCTTCGTGGTCTGGTGCTGGTGTCCACTGTCGTCTGCGCGAGCCCGGCGGCCGCGCAGATCGTCGTCTCGGCCAATGACAACACGCTCGTGCTCGTCGACGGCGTGCAGACGACGGTGCGCAACCCGGCGCCCGACACCGTCACGGTGCTCGAGCTGTCCGGCGGCCGGCTGAAGACGATCGGCGAGGTCCAGGCCCCAGTCTCGGTCGTCGGCCCGCCTTCGAGCGCCGCGATCACGCCCGATCGGTCGATGGCGATCGTCACGTCCGCGACGAAGGTCGATCCGGCGAATCCGTCGGCGACGGTGCCGGACGACACCGTCAGCGTCATCGACATCAAGGCGTCGCCCGTGAAGGTGATCGCGACGCTGAAGGCGGGCGCGGGCGCGTCGGGGGTCGCGATCAACCCCGCCGGGACGCTGGCGCTCGTCGCCAACCGCATCGCCGGCACGGTCTCGGTGTTCCGGATCGACGGCGCGCGCGTGACGCCCGCCGGCACGGTGGATCTCGGCGCGCCGGCATCGGGACCGAGCGGGATCGCCTTCACGCCAGACGGACGCACGGCGCTCGTGACGCGCAACAACGACAGCCTGATCTCGATCCTGGCGGTGAACGGCGTCGAGGTGAGCTACACGAAGCGCGACGTCGGCGCCGGGTTCAGGCCCTACCAGATCGCCGTCACGAAGGCCGGCGATGTCGCGGTCGTGGGCAACACCGGCGCGGGCCAGGCCGGCGGAGGCGTGGACGTCGTCAACGCGATCGATCTCGCGGCAGCGGGAGGCCCCCGCACCGTCGCGCACGCCGTCGCAGGCCCGACGGTCGAATCGGTCGCGCTCTCGCCGGACGGAAAATACGTCGCCGCGATGGTGATGAACGGTTCGAGCGCGCCGAAGGCGTCGCCCGCCTTCAACGATTTCGGACTGCTGAAGGTGTTCGCGCTCGCGAAGGGCAGCCTCACGCCGGCGGCCGAGGCGAGGATCGGCCACTGGTGTCAGGGCATCGTCTGGAGCGCGGACGCGAAGACCGTCGTGGTGGGATGCATGGTCGAGAAGGAACTGCAGGTCTTCGCGTTCGACGGCTCCCGCCTGACGCCGGCGCAGCAAGTCAAAGTGTCGGGCGGATCCGCGGCGCTCGCGGCCACGTACTGA
- a CDS encoding MFS transporter — protein sequence MLLAAITYLDRVCISVTATDMRRDLGLSTVQMSWVFSAFVLSYGLFEIPTGWWGDRVGARRILTRIVVWWSTFTVLTGAVFSYWQLLLTRFLFGAGEAGAWPNVAIAFSKWIPQRERGTVQGLFFSGAHAAAGLTPILVTTLLFYVHWRALFAIFGAIGFVWALAWYRWFRDTPREHPAVSPEERDYIERGVIASHGHDFSHTPWRQLLANRSIVFLCLMYFTQVYGFYIFITWMPTYFRESRGFEAVTLGLIAGLPMTLSAVADLAGGVATDRATRAFGTRRGRTIVGFISLASAGCFMIAGTFIANPYAAAVLLAIGAACSNLLLAAAWNTAVDVGGVHSGVVGATMNTAGQVAGFLSPLVTGYIVQYYANWDAPMYITGALYLFGALCWFGINPKPAALSVS from the coding sequence ATGCTGCTCGCGGCGATCACGTACCTCGACCGCGTGTGCATCTCCGTCACGGCGACCGACATGCGCCGTGACCTCGGCCTCAGCACGGTGCAGATGAGCTGGGTCTTCAGCGCGTTCGTGCTGTCGTACGGCCTGTTCGAGATCCCGACCGGCTGGTGGGGCGATCGCGTCGGCGCCCGCCGGATCCTCACGCGCATCGTGGTCTGGTGGTCGACGTTCACCGTGCTGACCGGCGCGGTCTTCAGCTACTGGCAACTGCTCCTGACCCGGTTCCTCTTCGGCGCGGGCGAAGCCGGCGCCTGGCCCAACGTGGCGATCGCCTTCTCGAAGTGGATCCCGCAGCGGGAACGCGGCACCGTCCAGGGCCTGTTCTTCTCGGGCGCGCACGCGGCCGCCGGCCTCACGCCGATCCTCGTCACGACGCTGCTGTTCTACGTCCACTGGCGGGCGCTCTTCGCGATCTTCGGCGCGATCGGGTTCGTCTGGGCTCTCGCCTGGTACCGCTGGTTCCGCGACACGCCGCGAGAGCACCCGGCGGTCAGCCCCGAAGAGCGCGACTACATCGAGCGCGGCGTCATCGCCTCGCACGGCCACGACTTCTCGCACACGCCGTGGCGCCAACTGCTGGCGAACCGCTCGATCGTCTTTCTCTGCCTGATGTACTTCACGCAGGTCTACGGGTTCTACATCTTCATCACCTGGATGCCGACCTACTTCCGGGAGTCGCGCGGCTTCGAGGCGGTCACGCTGGGATTGATCGCCGGGCTCCCGATGACGCTGAGCGCGGTGGCGGATCTCGCGGGCGGCGTCGCGACGGATCGGGCGACGCGCGCGTTCGGCACGCGCCGGGGCCGCACGATCGTCGGGTTCATCTCGCTCGCCTCCGCCGGCTGCTTCATGATCGCGGGCACGTTCATCGCCAACCCGTACGCCGCGGCCGTGCTGCTCGCGATCGGTGCCGCCTGCTCGAACCTGCTGCTCGCCGCGGCCTGGAATACGGCGGTGGACGTCGGCGGCGTGCACTCGGGCGTCGTCGGCGCGACGATGAACACGGCGGGCCAGGTGGCCGGATTCCTCAGCCCGCTCGTGACCGGCTACATCGTCCAGTACTACGCGAACTGGGACGCGCCGATGTACATCACGGGCGCGCTGTATCTGTTCGGCGCGCTCTGCTGGTTCGGCATCAATCCGAAACCGGCGGCGTTGTCGGTCTCGTAG